Genomic window (Syntrophaceae bacterium):
CCTGCCCTACCGGCGCCTGTTCCGCTCACTGTTCTTCATCCCGTACGTGATTCCGCCCTACGTGGGCGCCATCGCCTGGATCCTTTTGCTCACCCCGGGTGTGGGGTACGTCAACAAGATGCTCGTCGAGGTCTTCGGGGCGCAGATTCCCGGACCGTTCGACATCTACACCGTCCCGGGCCTCGTATGGGTCATGACCCTGTTCTACTACCCGCTGGCCTTCCTGAACGTGGCCAGCGCCCTGGAGCAGATGGACAACACCCTGGAGGAGGCCGCCCGCATCAGCGGGGCCTCCCCCCTTCGGGTCTTCTGGGACATCACGCTGCCGCTCGTGTCCCCCAGTTTCTTCGCCGGGGGCCTCCTGGTCTTTGCCGCCTCGGCCTCGGCCTTCGGCGTGCCCGCGATGATCGGCATGCCCAGCCGCATCTACGTGCTCTCGACGCAGGTCATCCAGTACGTCTACATGGGGACATCCTCGGGCATGAGAGAGGCGACGGCGCTTTCCGTCGTCCTCATGGTCATCGCCGTGCTCACCATGGCCCTGGGCAACCGGCTGCTGAGCCGCAAGCGCTACACCCTCGTGGGGGGGAAGAGTTCGCGGGTGCTGCCCGTCTCCCTGGGCCGCTTCCGGATCCCGGCCCTCGTCTTTTCGGGTCTGCTCGGGTTTCTCCTGGTCATTTTGCCCATCGGGGCCATCGTGGTGACCTCCTTCGTCCGGATCTTCGGGGAACCGATCTCCCTGGAGAACCTCAGCCTGGAGCACTACGGCTACATCCTGACCTTCAAGACGGCGCTCGAGGCCTTCTACAACAGCTTCTTCCTCGGCGTCGTGGCGGCGACCCTGGCCCTCGTGGTGGCAAGCCTCATCGCCTACTACCGGGTCAAGGCGAAAAGCCCTCTGGCCCGTGCGGCGGACCTCATCGCCACGGTCCCCTACGCGACGCCGGGCACGGTCATCGCGCTGGCGCTCATCATCGCCTTTTCGGGGAAATACGGCCTGAACCTGTACAACACCTTCTCGATCCTGATCGTGGCCTACATCGTGAAGTACCTCGCCTTCTCCGTGCGAACGGTCTGCGCCTCCCTGGAGCAGATCGACCTGTCGCTCGAGGAGGCCGCGCAGATCTCCGGGGCAAGCTGGCTGCAGAGCTTCCGGGACATCATCCTGCCGCTGGTGCGCCCGGGCCTCATCGCCGCATGGTTTCTCGTGTTCATGACGACGTTCTACGAGTTGACGATGACCATCCTGCTCTACGGCCCGAACACGCACAACCTGGGCGTCATTCTCTACGAGATGCAGACGTACTCGAACCCGCAGGCCGCTTCCGTGCTCGCCGTGCTGATTCTGGTCGTGGTGCTCGTGGGGAACGTGCTGGTTTCCAGGATCACGAAGGGGAAGATCACCATCTGACCGTGCGGGGCGGCGGGGGCCGAAGGCATGGGGCAGGCAGCAGGGGAAAGGAACGAGACGATCCATGGCGGATGTCAGGCTTGAAAACGTATCAAAGAAGTTCGGAAACGTGGAGGCCGTGGCGGCCTTCAGCGAGACGATCCGGGAGGGTGAATTCGTTTCCCTGCTCGGACCCTCGGGCTGCGGGAAGACGACCACCCTTCGGATCATCGCCGGTTTCGAGCGGGCAACGACCGGCCGCGTGTTCATCGGGAACGAACTCGTGAGCTGCTCCGAGACGAATCTCTACAAGCCCCCGGAGGCACGCAACATCGGGATGGTCTTCCAGTCCTACGCCGTGTGGCCCCACATGAACGTCTTCGCCAACGTGGGCTACCCGCTCAAGGTCCGCGGGATGGACAAGAAGCAGATCCGCGAAAAGGTGGACCGCGTGCTCGAACTCGTGCACCTGGAGGGGCTCGACAAGCGCCTGCCCAGCCAGCTCTCCGGGGGGCAGCAGCAGCGCGTGGCCCTTGCGCGGGCCCTCGTGGCCGAGCCCGCGCTTCTCCTGCTCGACGAGCCCCTCTCGAACCTCGACGCCAAGCTGCGCGAGAGCATGCGCTTCGAGATCAAGGACGTGCAGCGGCGCCTCGGGATCACGGTCATCTACGTGACCCACGACCAGGCCGAGGCCATGGTCATGTCGGACCGGATTATCGTCATGGACAAGGGGTATGTCCAGCAGACGGGCAGCCCGCGGGAGATCTACGAAACCCCGGCCAACCGGTTCGTGGCCGACTTCATCGGTCTCATCAACTTCCTGGAGGGGACCCTCGTGGCCCTGGAAGGCGCAGACGGGGTCGTGGCCCTCAGCGACATCCCGGGGCCGGTGCACCTGAAGGGCCGACTGCATGCGGCCATGAAAACGGGGGACCGGGTCGTCCTGGCGGCCCGCCCGGAGACGATCGCGGTTTTGAGCGAACCCGCGCCCGAGGCCGTCCCCGGGCGTCTCATCCGGAAGATCTACCTCGGAAACGAGATGGATTACCGTGTGGCCCTGGGCCCCCTGGAGGTGAGGGCCACCGGGCCCGCCGCCACCGACGGGCTGGCCGAGGGAAGCCCCGTGTGGCTCTCCTTCAGCCGTGTCGTCGTGATGCCCTTCTGAGCAAGAAAACCCCCGGCCCTGTGCGTCCGGGGGTTTTTGCTTTCAGGAAGCCCCTGCCACGCGGTCAGATCACCTGGCTGATGTGCATGGCCTTGAACTTGCCGCCGCTTGCCTTCGCAGCCTTGGAGAGCTGGATGAGGCACCCCGGGCAGCCGGTCACCACGACGGCGGCGCCGGTCCTCTCGATGTTGGCCCTCTTCTTGTCGAGGATCTTCGAGGCGATGTCGGGGTAGTCCAGGTGAAAGGAGCCCGCCCCGCCGCAGCAGACGTCGGCATCCTTCATCTCGACGAAGTTGCCCGCCGCCTTGAGCAGCTCGCGCGGCTGTTTCCGGATTCCCTGACCCCGGGACAGGTGGCACGGGTCGTGGTAGGTGAAGGTCGCCTCCACCCTCTGCCGGGGCGTGTAGCCCGCCTTGGCGAGATACTCGGTCAAATCCATCACCTTGCGGCTGAAGGCGGCTGCGCGGTCCTTCCACCGGGCATCGTCGGCGAAGTACGACGCGATGTGCTTCAGGGTGCCGCCGCAACTCGCGCAGTCGCAGACGACGGCGTCGGCGTCCTCGTAGATCTCGATGTTCTTCCGTGCCAGTTCCAGGAACTCGTCCCGAAGCCCGTGGGCCAGGTGCGGAAGGCCGCAGCAGACGTTGTCCTTCACGAGGGGCTTCGTCCCGGCCTTCAGGAGATTGAGCGTCTCGGCGGCGGCCTCGGGGAACATCATCCGCATGCCGCATCCCTCGAAGTAGGCCACGCGGGTGGCCGCCGTGACGGCCACCTGGGACGGGGGCGTCTTGCCGGCCAGGGCGGCGGGCCCGGCAAAGGCCGCAAGGAAATGGGCCCGCGTGTACTCCTCGGGCACCATGCCGTGGGGGAAAACGCTGTTGAGGCCCAGCCTGCGCAGAAGCGCCAGGGAGCCCGCCGCAAGCGTCACCATGCCCCGGCTCTTGAGGATCTTGCCGATGGCCTTGTACCGCGTGTTGGGCGCCGCCGTTTTGTTCACGAGGTACTGGCGGATGTGGATCATCGCGTCGTCGGTTGCGATCTTGCTCGGGCACAGATCGACGCAGGCGCGGCAAAGCAGGCAGAAGTTGACCTTGGCCAGCGCCTCCGGGGTGGGCTCGATGCCGCCCTCGGTCAGGGCCCTGGCGATGACGTTCTTGCCCCTGGCGCTGAAGGCCTCCACGCTGTTGACCTCGAACAGAGGGCAGGCGGGCAGGCATGTCCCGCAGCGGTCGCACTGGCTGACGATTTTTCTTGCGGCCTCCAGAAGTTTCTTGTCCGTATCATT
Coding sequences:
- a CDS encoding ABC transporter ATP-binding protein, encoding MADVRLENVSKKFGNVEAVAAFSETIREGEFVSLLGPSGCGKTTTLRIIAGFERATTGRVFIGNELVSCSETNLYKPPEARNIGMVFQSYAVWPHMNVFANVGYPLKVRGMDKKQIREKVDRVLELVHLEGLDKRLPSQLSGGQQQRVALARALVAEPALLLLDEPLSNLDAKLRESMRFEIKDVQRRLGITVIYVTHDQAEAMVMSDRIIVMDKGYVQQTGSPREIYETPANRFVADFIGLINFLEGTLVALEGADGVVALSDIPGPVHLKGRLHAAMKTGDRVVLAARPETIAVLSEPAPEAVPGRLIRKIYLGNEMDYRVALGPLEVRATGPAATDGLAEGSPVWLSFSRVVVMPF
- a CDS encoding (Fe-S)-binding protein — translated: MRNDTDKKLLEAARKIVSQCDRCGTCLPACPLFEVNSVEAFSARGKNVIARALTEGGIEPTPEALAKVNFCLLCRACVDLCPSKIATDDAMIHIRQYLVNKTAAPNTRYKAIGKILKSRGMVTLAAGSLALLRRLGLNSVFPHGMVPEEYTRAHFLAAFAGPAALAGKTPPSQVAVTAATRVAYFEGCGMRMMFPEAAAETLNLLKAGTKPLVKDNVCCGLPHLAHGLRDEFLELARKNIEIYEDADAVVCDCASCGGTLKHIASYFADDARWKDRAAAFSRKVMDLTEYLAKAGYTPRQRVEATFTYHDPCHLSRGQGIRKQPRELLKAAGNFVEMKDADVCCGGAGSFHLDYPDIASKILDKKRANIERTGAAVVVTGCPGCLIQLSKAAKASGGKFKAMHISQVI
- a CDS encoding iron ABC transporter permease, with the protein product MSTLGRIFSVRNLVIGSALLFLVAFVLFPLALLVLRSFLGADGEISLENYLAVYGMERNWDAVVMTLWVCGLTMLFSMIFATGLAWLVVRSNLPYRRLFRSLFFIPYVIPPYVGAIAWILLLTPGVGYVNKMLVEVFGAQIPGPFDIYTVPGLVWVMTLFYYPLAFLNVASALEQMDNTLEEAARISGASPLRVFWDITLPLVSPSFFAGGLLVFAASASAFGVPAMIGMPSRIYVLSTQVIQYVYMGTSSGMREATALSVVLMVIAVLTMALGNRLLSRKRYTLVGGKSSRVLPVSLGRFRIPALVFSGLLGFLLVILPIGAIVVTSFVRIFGEPISLENLSLEHYGYILTFKTALEAFYNSFFLGVVAATLALVVASLIAYYRVKAKSPLARAADLIATVPYATPGTVIALALIIAFSGKYGLNLYNTFSILIVAYIVKYLAFSVRTVCASLEQIDLSLEEAAQISGASWLQSFRDIILPLVRPGLIAAWFLVFMTTFYELTMTILLYGPNTHNLGVILYEMQTYSNPQAASVLAVLILVVVLVGNVLVSRITKGKITI